Within Tamandua tetradactyla isolate mTamTet1 chromosome 10, mTamTet1.pri, whole genome shotgun sequence, the genomic segment TCATgtaatttataagaaaaataatctaaCCTGTATTCAGGACTTATTTTAGATCATTTATCAAAATTATATCCTGGAATATTTAAACAAAgttgagaaatggaaatatctgaaaatatcgATCCTTATGAGAGTCCTGAATAGGATTTTTCTAAGCAGCAAGAGAATCAAATAGATTATAAAGGGAATAACAGTGTGAATATCTTTAAAGAAAACCTCTGTAAATCACaaaacatcaagaaaaaataaaggcaaggaaaatactgagaaaaaaaatgaaccacagctacatataaagaaattccaCAGGCTTTCAAAGtaaaatgaatacacaaatacTAAGAAAACCATAAGGCTTAgtgaaaaaaataggcaaaggacacAACAGGTgatttccaagaaaaataaaaattgttcataaatatacaaaaattagcatAATGATTTATGTACACGATCTctatattttctacatgatttttatgCAAACATGAAAATTCtccaataaaattaagaaatctatttaaattcttaaaataaatagtatatattgttttgtatattatatacTCAGAAAATGTCATTGAAGGCCCAAATTTGTCAGACACTATAAAATACCGATAATATAATATCAAATATGACATTATTGATgtgcaaatgaaaaaatatgcttACATTTATCTGAAAATTATAATTTAGTATCTGTTCTTCTTTAAAATGTACTTATGTCTATGTACCCCTCATCTTTTGCTGCATCTCCTCCAGTTTCAGTTCTCTTAATCTATTATGTGAATTATTGTGGTTTACATTCTTTCTTTTAGTCTATCTTTCAACTCAAATCTGGatcttttttttcagagaagttaTACTTATTATGCTGTTACCAAgaagatttcaaaattttagcTCCTTACATAAATTCACATTCCTTAACATGACATGAGGATTCTCAGTAACTTTACCCACTTCCATCCATATTTCCTACATTCACCAACAGCTCTCACCCTCATCTCTACCAGCTTTCTAAATATGTCCACCCATGTTCACATCACTCATCCTCTACTCCTGGGGTCAAACTCATTCCATAAACATGGACTCTGCTCATGTTATTATTCTTGTTTTTCccccaaatataaaaaatattttgattcatttagacacatttccctctaatacctttttttttcatatgctatatggtggggtcacatttcattattgtgtcttgtgagcatcccattattacagcaccatttgttgaatttttgtttgtttgtttttggaaggggaagtgcgtggaccaggaattgaacccagatctccccactgtcaggtgagaattctacccctaaACTGCCTTTGCATCCCCCATTTCCCTCTAATACTATTTTAGCGAAATACCCAAAACTAGACTGAGTTCCATTGTTCTAACTCCCAATACAATCTGCATTGTTTGTGTAGAATCTGAATTactttttattcataaatatatgcattCATTATCCACATTAGATTGTACACATTTTGCAATAAATATAATTCAAGCCATTGTGCATGAAGCTGTAAAAATTAGGGGGAAAGGCAGTATTGATCCAAATTCCAGGTGACCAAAATGAACTTGGTTAAACTACTAAATATTTCAGAGCATGAGTTTATGCtctggaaatacatgaaaaataatgccTAACTCTGGTATTTAATGCATGTGAAAGTTCTAATTTATTACCTAGCATGTATAAAGTTCTCagtactttttttccttctcttgtaCTTTTAagtgataaatatttttgttcagaTGCTTATACTGATCTCCCTATTTTTGCCAATGCTATGAGTATAACATAATTTATATTGGAAACACTACAGGTTAGGGATATTCCTTATATCAAACAAGTGAATAATGACAACAGGGAAACAAACCATTGATTTAATTGATATATTCAGTGTTGCACAGTCATTCATAGCCAACAAATCAAActacatgaaaatattcaaatccaTAGGGTTTTCAATATAAATACCATCATCTGCAACTACAATGTGCTAAATCTTTATTAAAAAGATAATCTATTCTAGAGTGCTTATGAGGATAAAGATCTAAGACCAAAAGCTAAATTCTCAATTTGAGAATACAAATTTTACATTAATCTATATTCAATTATAATCTatagaacaaaaggaaaactgaGAATCAAACTTAGAAGCACACTTATACCTGATAGATCCTGTTGCTTATGTGACTAATATTTGAGATCTTGGAATATGACTAAAGTTGTAAATTAGAGATTCTGCGAATTTGCcaacattattaaaattataaactgtATTCTATTCATAGTATTTgttggaagtttttaaaaatgtaactcaTTAGACTCTGAGATAATTTGTGACCCCAGGAGTAATCATTTTCTCCTTCCTAATGGATCTGTGAgctgatattttgaaatatatttcagaagAACACCCTTTTCTTGTATTAGGTAtccatttatagaatatttcacttacaaaaagaatattttagtggtttaatattttacatgtaaaatagtcattttacatttattagcCATCTCttgactttaaaaatgtttttatcataCAAAAATGAGTTTGGTACAGGATGTGATATTTGTTTCAGAATGTTTGAGATTTATTCTTCATAattcttttcaaaacatttattacttctttgtttcttaagCTATAAATAAAAGGGTTTAAAAAAGGAATGACTACAGtataaaaaacagcaacaaaaatatctttctctttctctttaactgaGCTTGGttgaatataaacaaatataagaGAACCATAGAAaattgagacagagagaaaatgggATGCACAAGTTGATAAAGCTTTTCCCCTTCCCTCTTTGGATTTCATTCTAAAAATAGTGAAAAGGATGAAGACATAGGAGATTAGGACTGTGGTAATAGTAAAGATTTGAATTATCCCTCCAAAGATAAGTATCATCAGCGCATTGATATAggggtcaacacaagaaagttTGTACAATGGAAAaacatcacagaaaaagtgattgATTTGATGAGACCCACAGAAAGTTAACCTAAAGAGTAACCCTACATGAATCATGGAATTCAAGTTTGCAGCTACATAGACCCCTATGGTCATCTGAATGCAGAGTTTCTTCGACATCTTGGTATGGTACTGCAGTGGGCTGCATATTGCCACATACCGGTCATAAGCCATCACTGCCAAAAGAAAGCAGTCTGCTGTTTCagcaagacaaagaaaataaaattgtgccaTGCATCCATAAAGGGATATTGTCCTATCTTCTGAAAAGAAGTTCTCTAACGTCTTGGGGATAATAGCACAGGAACAGCAGGAATCCATCAGAGCCAGGTTGCCCAGAAAGATGTACATAGGTGTGTGAAGACGATGCTCCATATAGATCAGTACCACCAAACCAAGATTCCCCACCATGGTGATCATATAGATGATGAAGAACACCACAAACAGAAGGGGCTTCAGGTCTGGTGAATCAGTAAATCCAATAAGGAAAAAGTTCATTGTCAAGGAGTGGTTATATTCGATCATCTCCACCATCTGTATTGAGATAGGAATTATAGGGAAAGAATGTTCTAATGTACAAGGTGTccaatttttccttcaaatttccccttttaaagcagACTGAAGACTTTCTTCAATTATCCTCTGTTATCTTTTGAATACAGGCGCACATACTTTTAGGACACATCATCTCCCCTTAAAATCAGCTCTGTGACCTCAAGCTGTGAGGTCAAGTTTCATAGGATTGCTTTAATAATTACAAAGAGAGAGTTTAGAGTATTAAATGTTTTCTGTATAAATTAATGCAAGGATATTGTACAAATCTAGTTTACTCATTCTTGTTTcagtatttccaaataatttcactCTCAGTTTATGTATTGAATATCCATGGTACacttaaaaacaatttttcctGTAAATGTATTTTCCTGCTGAGCAAAAAGTTTGTGGATCCTATCCCAGTGTAATTATGTTTGAAATTGATGCCCACATTCAGTTGAAATTTATGTGTCTGAAGATATGCATAAAGACCACTAAAGATGAAGGATGGGACTGTTTATATTTAAGGAAACTTTTTTGGAAAGTGGgaaatatatccatatatttattcaataaatgagtTGCAAATGTAACTTTCGTATCTATATCTACACATTGTGGAACCTATTCCTGCCTGGGCAGAACCAACTCTCTGAGACTACttgtaaataaaatgtcagttttTCTACATCTATCTGACTAAAGATATTTCTTATTTAAGGTAAATCTTGATACTATAATATTATTAAGCTTCTGAAATATCCTAATAATGGTTGACaaattataagattttataaatatcttccaTGTACCCTTTCCAACATCTTCTGTAGAGACTTCTGACATTTGGAGCTTATCAAAAGAGAGCTCTCAATGAAGTGTTAACTCATTTAAGCTCATGTTCCCTTGATCCTTTTTAGAACCATTTACATCTATGGAAATTGAGTGGTCACAATTTTTTGATAGACAAAAGCAGCAATCTACTTTCAGAAAAAGTTTAAACTTTGGTGCCtttaaaataaagttgaattCTTTATGGTGACATTTAAAGCTCTCTCTAATTCTGTTGCCCTCCATCTTCATTCCTCATGTTCAATATCAGCTATGACCCTACATTACTCTCTATCTATTTCTGACTTTTCTACCTCCATCCTGAGTACCACACTCATTTTCACAAACACTGACCATGCCCatacttttatttctgttgttcttATCAGTATCTCAAaacatttccttctttatatcagACATAGTTCATATATAATGCTACTTAATAAAATTCAAGCTAAATACTCCAGACCACACTGATCTCCATTTTCCAGTCCATTGGTCATGAATTATATACTCAAAGCAATCTAGGATCACCTACAATGCTTTCGTTTTATGCAATCATGCACAATTTCCTTATTAGATTGTAGCATTTAAGATTAATGATGACATACTtctaaaatatctaagaatgCTATGAGAAAGGCAGAATGTTTCAAATCCTATATCTGCTGTTATTAACTGTGACAAGTTAACTtggaaaataattatgttttctaATATAGATCTCAATAGCTCTgagttaatatataaaaataaatttgtctttattcttattttcccaATACTTAAAAAGATAAATCCCTTTAAACATTGCTAGGATTTTTGAGAActaattttgttttgatttacaaAGCTATCGTCTCTCATTGTTATGTAATACATTATTATATAAAGGTGTGAAACACAAATTCTAAAGTCAAAACTGGTTAATTTTCCACAATGACAGCTCAGTATAAATTAGactaaaatttaattattataaaatattaaatttaattcattcattcagataaTTATAATGAACTTCAATGCTGTGTGCCTGTATTATTTAACAGATATTCTTTGTGACCTTGCATATTTTGAACTTTCACCGTAAATCAGAAAATCCCATTGTAATATTGTGTCTCAATCTAGTTTCCACAGTCTTCAATTTAGAGAAAAACTGCAATGACAATTAAAGACTTGGAATCTCTGAATAATGAAAAATGGTAAATAAATTTAGAGATAAATAGTCATGGATGATATTGTGGaaagcaaagataaaaagaatatttctcCTACCTAGGTGTCACAGGGAAGGATTTTGTTACATCTTGTTAATTGCTTAGTGGTATTAGAATttatagaatttcaaaataaaaatcttggtCTCTAAAACATTTGGGATTAAAGAACGAATGTCTGGAGACAACTAATAGGCTAGTGTTAATATTATGTTCTTTACAGtgcaaaacatgtttttttttatcaattccTAAAAGGGTTTACTTGTGCTGTCATCATTTATTTATGTGGGAAGATTTGGTCCCTAATACACATAAACCATGCAGTATTAACTAGAGAAATTGTAGTGAGACATTGAGGTTAATGGAAATGACCCTCACGAAAATCTCTGTCACTTATCTCATTTTTTTACAGTCCTGTTCATCATTCTGTTAATAAGGTAAAATATGGGCAGGACATGATCCTGGGCTAGTTTAACCCCCAACTGTTAGATGTGAGATTAATATGATTCATGAAAGATAATTAGAATTTGATGGAAAGCAGACTAAAATGTGTGGTGGGTTCATCCAGGGTCACCAACTAGTGGCTAGTGACTCTTCCCCCATATCCTAAAAGCACTCTTGGGAATAACTCCAATATTATTATTTAGACCACCTATAAGTTACTGAGATTGCTCTGTCTTTTGTGTTCACTTCAGCTGCTCTTAAACTTTTGTACcctggttttatttttcataacacTAATTACTCCTCAGtaaactatatatttatttttttgttacatCTATAATCCATCACTCCCAACCCCACCACTACTGTTAGCATACAGGCTTAAGAGAAAAGGGCCCTTATCTGTCTTGTTAATTCCTATATTCCCAACATATCAAATAGTGTCTGGCCCTGTTTAGTGCTTAATTAACACTTATTGAATTATTGATCAAAAGTGAAACTGAAGAATTCTTATGAAGAATAATTAATGGTACCTCATTACTTttcaacaaaattcactttcGATTTTTTGGTTTTCCAGATACTTCACAGTCTGTCTTTATTTTACCTATAACCTTGCTTTCTCCTTATTAATCCAGGCCACTTGGCCACATGCTTCACTTCACTCTTCTTCTCTACATTTGCTTCAGCCTTGACCCAATTATGAATTACCTCATATTTCCCTTGCTTAAaacatctctttctctcattcctttCACCCAAACCTCCTCACCCTTGTGATGACATCTGGACTCCTCCATGAGGACTTTTCCAGTTCCTTTAGATGAAAttgattttcccttttctttatctACATGACACATACCTGGATTCATATCATTTTTTCCATCAGTTTTTATctgatatgtatgtatgtatgtatgtatagccttgccaaatgatccagcaatcccattattagaatatattcagaggaaataaaggcaaagaaaaaaatggacgtttgcacactgatgtttatagtggcattcttcatgattaccaagagatgtaaacagcccaGATATCCAAAACAGAAAAGTAGATAAACAAACTGTCATATGCTtataatggaatactatccagcagtaaggcagaataaagtcatgaagcatgtaacactGTGGTCGAATCCTGAgaacattgtgttgagtgaaatcacccagaaattaaaggacaaatactgtatggtctcatcaatatgaactaacattaatgagcaagcTTAGAAAgttgaagttgagaacacaggttattgggcaatagaaagagggtagagattggaaatttgatgctgaaggagtacagaatattcaacaaaatttattgGAAAGCTCCAAAAATGTATAGAACAGTACTGTCTGAGTATGAGCATGGTTTaaggaggaaggctggggacatatatgaaaccagaaggaatgatagatgataaatactgagactgtataacttagaGAAACCTAGAGTGAACAGTGGTAATTAAATGTACCTGGATAATAAAGTTTTCacaagagggagaacaaatgtatttcaa encodes:
- the LOC143647907 gene encoding olfactory receptor 5K1-like; the encoded protein is MIEYNHSLTMNFFLIGFTDSPDLKPLLFVVFFIIYMITMVGNLGLVVLIYMEHRLHTPMYIFLGNLALMDSCCSCAIIPKTLENFFSEDRTISLYGCMAQFYFLCLAETADCFLLAVMAYDRYVAICSPLQYHTKMSKKLCIQMTIGVYVAANLNSMIHVGLLFRLTFCGSHQINHFFCDVFPLYKLSCVDPYINALMILIFGGIIQIFTITTVLISYVFILFTIFRMKSKEGRGKALSTCASHFLSVSIFYGSLIFVYIQPSSVKEKEKDIFVAVFYTVVIPFLNPFIYSLRNKEVINVLKRIMKNKSQTF